The following coding sequences are from one Diadema setosum chromosome 9, eeDiaSeto1, whole genome shotgun sequence window:
- the LOC140232694 gene encoding SHC SH2 domain-binding protein 1-like, protein MSRATECGKNDTPRVRSRHLERVPQIAFSVRACESGVFSPHVDEALITLPPNVKAGVHLAEPFYFITGGRMCPDTVLKEQRDQIAKLLKDEDNVVPLADLYPIFDESGMLDDTALAIEHYRFFYQNIWRPMDDDEGTDFIKQRLKFIYDVQEKKIPAHLVRKHEEILADYRTKHDVMRGLQGQLEDSNTSDVEADMNESRIAADIMGLHEEIEVLKLQLEKLENPFLRSLMNIPNGPLSKGNCETRHARSDDSARTYLVAEKLTVGMIQDLKLPSDVIIEHCKVPGDALADSFDGDTIFVFPGRYSGKGFYNLTQSVSIKGVGRREEVTIVCEELTDIFVDCSANCATIANLTLEDENRETWEGLVAVGAGSRVAMENCALKSGGRGITVFRGGMLEMRGCEIKEMHESGVHCKAGSSVHIQESHIHHCGLLQKSEGEGNDNNNGNIVGAISVEIQESDEGNDRTSLGLVTSKVCDNQGSAVIAHVISQQQEMSEQVTVDVIGLLQGINITDIGKNDFSNNIFGEAILTYTGQN, encoded by the exons atgagccgggcaactgagtgcggaaaaaatgacaccccacgcgttcgaagccgccatctagagcgcgtacctcagatcgcattttcagtgcgcgcttgtgaatccggagtattttctccacac GTTGATGAAGCACTCATTACACTGCCCCCGAACGTCAAAGCGGGAGTTCATCTTGCAGAGCCATTCTACTTCATCACGGGAGGTCGGATGTGCCCTGACACAGTCTTAAAGGAACAGAGGGACCAGATTGCAAAGCTTCTAAAGGATGAAGACAATGTTGTCCCACTCGCGGACCTGTACCCAATCTTTGACGAGTCAGGGATGCTGGACGACACTGCACTTGCTATTGAACACTATCG GTTCTTCTACCAAAACATCTGGAGACCAATGGATGATGATGAAGGCACAGACTTCATCAAGCAAAGGCTTAAATT CATATACGATGTCCAGGAGAAGAAGATTCCGGCCCACCTCGTCAGGAAGCATGAGGAGATCCTTGCCGACTACCGCACCAAGCACGACGTCATGCGGGGGCTGCAGGGCCAACTGGAAGACAGCAACACCAGCGACGTCGAGGCGGACATGAACGAGAGCCGCATCGCCGCAGACATCATGGGACTCCATGAGGAGATCGAGGTGCTCAAGCTCCAGCTGGAGAAGCTAGAAAACCCATTCCTGAG GTCCCTCATGAATATCCCAAATGGTCCTCTGTCCAAGGGAAATTGTGAAACAAGGCATGCCAGATCAGATGATTCTGCTCGCACCTATTTGGTTGCCGAAAAGCTGACAGTTGGTATGATACAG gACCTGAAGCTCCCTTCAGACGTAATCATTGAGCACTGCAAGGTGCCCGGTGATGCCCTGGCAGACAGCTTTGACGGGGACACTATTTTTGTCTTTCCTGGTCGCTACTCGGGCAAAGGTTTCTACAACCTCACCCAGTCTGTCTCCATTAAAG GTGTTGGAAGGAGAGAAGAAGTCACCATCGTCTGTGAAGAGCTAACCGACATCTTTGTGGACTGCAGTGCAAACTGCGCCACCATCGCCAACCTCACACTGGAGGACGAAAACAGGGAGACATGGGAGGGGCTGGTGGCCGTTGGCGCAGGCAGCAGGGTTGCCATGGAAAACTGTGCCCTGAAGAGTGGAGGAAGGGGGATAACCGTCTTCCGAGGAGGCATGCTCGAGATGAGGGGGTGTGAGATCAAGGAGATGCAT GAGAGTGGAGTGCACTGCAAAGCGGGCTCATCTGTCCACATTCAAGAATCTCACATTCACCACTGTGGTCTGCTCCAGAAGAGTGAAGGGGAGggaaatgacaataacaatggcAATATTGTCGGAGCCATATCAGTTGAG ATCCAAGAGAGCGACGAGGGAAATGACAGGACATCTCTGGGACTTGTCACCTCCAAGGTGTGTGACAACCAGGGCTCTGCAGTCATTGCTCATGTTATCTCACAGCAGCAGGAGATGTCCGAGCAGGTGACGGTCGACGTAATCGGTCTCCTACAAGGAATCAACATCACCGATATTGGCAAGAACGACTTTAGCAATAACATTTTCGGAGAGGCAATATTAACCTACACAGGTCAGAACTGA
- the LOC140232692 gene encoding uncharacterized Nudix hydrolase NudL-like, whose translation MAEHEGKLITPSKSAIRCRLQEVDATERMKEEDVVTFASPRKKASVLVPLICCEDGDLLVLLTVRAKSLRTDAGDVAFPGGKQDDEDEDEIATALREAWEEIGLHQADVEVVSQLPAMVSRAGYFVRVITGFIPEDFTPNVNPNEVDDVFRVPLIDFLTKDCHDSYKTKSKGRFARLHSFFHSIDGKEYFTYGLTAYICILAACAVYQRAPDFEMEPGFDHTRPVEGLLDLIYPNRSDEEVSSSSSKL comes from the coding sequence ATGGCAGAACATGAGGGTAAGCTGATTACGCCGAGCAAGTCTGCCATTCGTTGCAGATTGCAGGAGGTGGATGCGACAGAGAGAATGAAGGAAGAGGATGTTGTCACGTTTGCCAGCCCAAGAAAGAAAGCCTCAGTATTAGTCCCACTCATTTGCTGTGAGGATGGAGACTTGCTTGTCCTGCTCACAGTGAGAGCGAAAAGCCTTCGCACCGACGCTGGAGACGTGGCATTTCCTGGAGGTAAGCAAGATGACGAGGATGAGGATGAAATCGCGACTGCTCTTCGTGAGGCCTGGGAGGAGATCGGCCTCCACCAGGCAGATGTGGAAGTCGTGTCGCAGCTACCCGCCATGGTCTCAAGAGCAGGGTATTTTGTCAGGGTCATTACTGGCTTCATTCCGGAAGACTTCACGCCCAATGTCAATCCAAACGAGGTTGATGACGTTTTTCGTGTCCCTCTCATCGACTTCTTAACCAAAGACTGCCACGACTCCTACAAGACTAAGAGCAAAGGACGTTTTGCCAGACTCCACTCCTTCTTTCACAGTATTGACGGCAAGGAGTATTTCACATATGGACTTACAGCCTATATCTGCATCTTGGCGGCGTGTGCAGTGTACCAGCGAGCGCCCGACTTCGAGATGGAGCCGGGCTTTGATCACACGAGGCCTGTCGAAGGATTACTTGACCTCATTTACCCAAATAGGAGTGACGAAGaagtttcatcatcatcaagcaaGCTTTAG